Proteins from a genomic interval of Vespula pensylvanica isolate Volc-1 chromosome 22, ASM1446617v1, whole genome shotgun sequence:
- the LOC122636606 gene encoding uncharacterized protein LOC122636606, whose amino-acid sequence MGNIKSRRSRKDKNKKVKGDYDRNQSSNIDDYDEDEDNEMKWLRRTIRNDPQYFVLNNLMMCVQFFENYEKDIARIRKGLVSSREPDINEQLAPHKHVLLPDVLQEEVARNVGFTSSRQTLRPTVEPLQPVRIYVVHDNIEVIEEDDPTYSPMNDTSIYSMVLKRTEHRGYVKLQLQEDTPLLKKVIAEEESNAMKNDDGFYSDGDSMYGPKYARNTGVVLDRQSKNSRSSKYSHNNSLPNLYDEDTMYEKRERLSQENIYGSGCSHNRTKVDSDNYKVDSLIEERSYRVPEPPPRNGYSNRGGHHSRTRPYNKTKLYSNFSRASSISSGYKSGNYVVDSDSDCSCNHTCNLSRSCDDLYSSADASKNMEAVYFQEDSDISQIPRKCFKKITYTSEGKIYDPLEERKYPMNNKQKRIRQVLRRYNYNVFYVSSLYFMRHFFGVFVHQLIDVFGFDHEAVEDMKPEGCIIYYDKVIISHAAKLTMVEPYEIIPSIWSQWPDDAKEWLIRPRSTWPNDDDLGKIRDLGCYIVPEGFSPKKGINTYQNIEWLLTFPAAERYLETCMTSAQIHVYLMALMLHKTFIRPVFDSMFGLTTAHIRNRLFWMIEENDRPSKWPNNRTGECLVKFLESMYFYISQNDPTLSDYFIRDRNLFQKIPSEHLLHTQKQIKRILENPIMYVFHAMENVKYTHQFFPKINFEVLLNILTANALTLINPALAGYVHKPMSKSNEDEYNTSKSSKHIYTDTRPGGFWVNARNVSRNEDEQKIYANRPTVTNKTLINPRKATDSVIEISVRCGDLDGIRLCALLDFFISHFIKMGERFHQYRAIQQKMMYLDQADRLSILLSEYPRYKEDAKAYRDKIKTLRKRQDYKPGENVPQQKPMKNIEEPIFTMPLKNRFNKESLETLSPIANETMQSDNKDHTYDSASVTKAMIEERPRTPPSARINRAVTPTPPIPVPTEQISSPTRRVPNSIDKISNPTKRVASPIDKVSSPTSRVPSPVNKIASPTREVSSSTKKARNDRESLNSSMTIRDKKETSTPRVVSLVENENDSFLSETTYI is encoded by the exons ATGGGTAACATCAAGTCAagaagatcgagaaaagataagaacaaGAAAGTAAAGGGTGACTACGATAGAAATCAATCTTCCAATATAGATGACTATGACGAGGATGAggataatgaaatgaaatggtTGAGAAGAACCATAAGGAACGATCCACAATATTTTGTACTGAATAATCTTATGATGTGCGTGCAATTCTTTGAGAATTACGAAAA gGATATCGCACGCATTAGGAAGGGTTTGGTGTCGTCTCGCGAGCCGGACATAAACGAACAACTGGCTCCTCATAAGCATGTCTTATTACCAGACGTTCTTCAGGAAGAAGTGGCAAGGAACGTTGGCTTTACTTCGTCGAGACAAACATTACGTCCAACCGTAGAACCTCTACAGCCCGTTCGAATTTACGTTGTTCACGACAACATCGAGGTTATCGAGGAAGATGATCCAACTTATAGCCCTATGAACGATACTTCCATTTATAGTATGGTATTGAAACGAACCGAACATCGAG GATATGTAAAATTACAACTGCAGGAGGATACACCTCTATTGAAAAAAGTGATAGCGGAAGAAGAATCAAATGCGATGAAAAACGACGATGGTTTTTATAGTGACGGAGATAGCATGTACGGTCCAAAATATGCACGAAATACAGGCGTAGTTTTAGATAGACAATCCAAAAATTCCCGGTCTTCGAAATACAGTCATAATAATTCCTTGCCTAATCTTTACGACGAAGATACTATGTacgaaaaacgagaaagactTTCTCAAGAGAACATCTACGGATCGGGCTGTTCTCACAATCGAACCAAAGTCGATTCGGATAATTACAAGGTAGATTCTTTGATCGAGGAAAGATCCTATCGAGTTCCCGAACCACCTCCGAGAAACGGTTATTCGAATCGTGGTGGTCATCATTCGAGAACCAGACcttataataaaacgaaactttATTCGAATTTTAGTCGAGCCAGTAGCATCAGTTCTGGTTACAAATCCGGGAATTATGTAGTCGACAGCGACAGCGATTGTAGCTGTAATCATACTTGTAACCTCTCACGGAGTTGCGATGATTTATACAGTAGCGCCGATGCATCGAAGAATATGGAAGCCGTATATTTTCAAGAAGATTCCGATATAAGTCAAATACCACGGAAATGTTTCAAAAAGATCACGTACACCAGCGAGGGAAAGATATACGATCCcctcgaagaaagaaaatatccgaTGAACAACAAGCAGAAAAGAATACGACAGGTTCTTAGACGTTACAATTACAACGTCTTTTATGTCAGCAGTCTTTACTTTATGAGACACTTTTTCGGAGTCTTTGTTCATCAACTAATCGACGTTTTTGGCTTCGATCACGAAGCGGTGGAAGATATGAAACCGGAGggttgtattatttattatgacaAGGTCATAATCTCTCACGCAGCGAAACTCACCATGGTGGAACCTTACGAGATCATACCAAGTATTTGGTCGCAATGGCCCGATGATGCTAAAGAATGGTTGATTCGTCCTCGTAGCACTTGGcccaacgacgacgatcttGGGAAAATAAGAGACTTGGGATGTTACATAGTACCGGAAGGATTTTCACCGAAGAAGGGTATTAATACTTATCAAAATATTGAGTGGCTATTGACGTTTCCTGCTGCTGAACGATATTTGGAGACTTGTATGACATCCGCTCAAATACATGTGTATTTGATGGCACTGATGTTGCACAAAACTTTTATAAGGCCCGTATTCGATTCTATGTTCGGCCTTACGACAGCTCACATCAGGAATAGACTTTTCTGGATGATAGAAGAGAATGACAGACCCAGCAAGTGGCCAAATAATCGGACTGGCGAGTGCCTCGTTAAATTTTTGGAATCCATGTATTTTTACATCAGTCAGAACGATCCGACTCTATCGGATTATTTTATCAGAGACAGGAATCTCTTTCAAAAAATACCCAGCGAACATCTCTTACACACGCAGAAGCAGATCAAACGAATTCTTGAGAATCCAATAATGTACGTTTTCCATGCGATGGAGAACGTGAAATACACTCACCAATTCTTTCCTAAGATTAATTTTGAGGTACTTTTAAACATTCTTACTGCCAATGCTTTGACGTTGATTAACCCGGCCCTTGCCGGATATGTTCATAAACCTATGTCCAAGTCAAACGAGGACGAGTATAATACGTCAAAGAGcagtaaacatatatacacggaTACCCGACCTGGTGGTTTTTGGGTTAACGCCAGAAACGTGAGCCGGAACGAGGATGAACAAAAAATCTATGCAAATAGACCGACGGTGACTAACAAAACCTTGATAAATCCGCGTAAAGCAACGGATTCGGTTATCGAAATTTCG GTACGATGTGGCGATTTGGATGGCATAAGGCTCTGTGCATTATTGGACTTCTTTATCAGTCACTTCATTAAAATGGGCGAACGTTTTCATCAATACCGTGCTATCCAACAAAAGATGATGTATTTAGATCAGGCAGATCGACTCTCTATTCTTCTTAGCGAATATCCAAGGTACAAGGAGGATGCTAAAGCGTATCGCGATAAAATTAAGACTCTTAGAAAGCGGCAAGATTACAAACCGGGCGAAAATGTCCCACAACAAAAGccgatgaaaaatatcgaagaaccAATTTTTACTATGCCGttgaaaaatcgttttaaCAAAGAATCTCTAGAAACATTATCACCCATTGCGAACGAAACGATGCAGTCGGACAACAAAGATCATACATACGATTCAGCGTCCGTGACGAAAGCAATGATTGAGGAGAGACCGCGGACTCCTCCTTCAGCCAGAATAAATAGAGCAGTGACACCGACTCCTCCAATACCTGTACCAACGGAGCAAATATCCAGTCCGACAAGACGAGTACCTAATTCAATAGACAAAATATCCAATCCGACTAAGCGAGTAGCTAGTCCAATAGACAAAGTATCCAGTCCGACTAGTCGAGTACCTAGTCCAGTAAACAAAATAGCCAGTCCAACTAGGGAAGTATCTTCTTCGACAAAGAAAGCTCGAAATGATCGGGAAAGTTTAAACTCGTCGATGACAATaagggataaaaaagaaacatcgacGCCTAGAGTCGTATCGCttgtagaaaatgaaaacgattcGTTCTTGTCCGAGACAACTTATATC